In Bdellovibrionales bacterium, the following proteins share a genomic window:
- a CDS encoding phospho-N-acetylmuramoyl-pentapeptide-transferase, with amino-acid sequence MLYRLLHEASVSVSAFNVFRYITFRTFISFFTAFFLCWILGPFFIRHLLRRQLGQNIREDGPQSHKKKAGTPTMGGGLILLGLLSSFLLWVDVLNPMAWAVIFVTFSFGAIGYRDDSLKVSKKNSKGLSGRIRLLLEFGISILTVAFLVWNGSLSSVLSVPFLKFINIDLGWGYVLFASLVIVGCANAVNLTDGLDGLAIFPVIVCAGTFMIFAYVSGHAEIAHYLAIPYVQGAGELTILAAAVVAAGLAFLWFNTFPAQVFMGDVGSLSLGGFLGVMAVLTKNELLLILLGGVFVVEALSVITQVASFKLTGKRVFRMAPIHHHFELKGLDETKIIVRFWIISILLAVLSLSTLKLR; translated from the coding sequence TTTTTTTCTTTGCTGGATATTGGGTCCATTTTTTATTCGTCACTTGCTTCGTCGTCAGCTGGGACAAAATATTCGTGAGGACGGTCCTCAATCCCATAAAAAAAAGGCGGGCACTCCCACCATGGGGGGAGGACTTATTTTATTGGGATTATTGTCCTCATTTCTTTTGTGGGTGGACGTTTTAAATCCAATGGCTTGGGCAGTCATTTTTGTCACTTTTAGTTTTGGTGCCATTGGTTACCGTGATGATTCTTTAAAGGTTTCAAAAAAGAATTCAAAGGGTTTGTCGGGCCGGATTCGATTGTTGTTAGAGTTTGGAATTTCAATATTGACGGTGGCTTTTTTAGTTTGGAACGGGAGTCTTTCGTCCGTACTTTCAGTTCCGTTTTTGAAATTCATTAATATTGATTTGGGCTGGGGATATGTCCTTTTTGCGAGCCTAGTGATTGTTGGTTGTGCCAATGCCGTCAATTTGACCGATGGTCTGGATGGTTTGGCCATATTTCCTGTTATTGTTTGTGCCGGTACCTTTATGATTTTCGCCTATGTTTCAGGACATGCTGAGATCGCTCACTACTTGGCGATACCTTACGTTCAAGGCGCCGGCGAATTGACGATATTGGCGGCTGCCGTCGTAGCGGCGGGTCTTGCGTTTCTGTGGTTTAATACCTTTCCGGCTCAGGTTTTTATGGGGGATGTGGGGAGTTTGTCTCTTGGAGGATTTTTGGGCGTAATGGCGGTTTTGACGAAGAACGAACTGCTGCTGATTCTTTTGGGCGGAGTTTTTGTTGTGGAAGCCCTATCAGTTATTACTCAAGTGGCCTCGTTTAAATTAACTGGTAAGCGTGTTTTTAGAATGGCTCCCATTCATCATCATTTTGAATTAAAGGGATTGGACGAAACAAAAATTATCGTCCGGTTTTGGATTATTTCTATTCTCTTAGCGGTGCTGAGTCTCAGCACTCTCAAGTTGCGATAA